A region from the Dehalobacter sp. genome encodes:
- a CDS encoding XRE family transcriptional regulator, protein MTDQLKDMGARLLMLRESTGFTPEKIAEILDVPVADYLQYEAGEKDFSFSFLYNVAGILGVDVLDIISGESPKLSTCCVVRAGGGYEINRRKAYDYKHLAFTFRNKKAEPFMVTVEPNNAIPERHSHDGQEFNYLVSGSMDFFIGEMVYELGEGDSVYFDSSVPHAMKAHGDAPAKFLAIVMK, encoded by the coding sequence TTGACTGATCAACTAAAGGATATGGGCGCACGTCTCTTGATGCTGCGCGAGTCAACGGGCTTCACGCCGGAAAAAATTGCTGAGATACTCGATGTTCCGGTTGCGGATTATCTTCAATATGAAGCAGGAGAAAAAGATTTTTCGTTTAGTTTTCTGTACAATGTTGCAGGTATTTTAGGGGTTGACGTACTGGATATCATCAGCGGTGAGTCACCGAAGCTATCCACCTGCTGCGTGGTCAGAGCCGGCGGCGGGTATGAGATCAACCGCCGAAAAGCTTACGATTACAAGCACTTGGCCTTCACCTTCCGCAATAAGAAAGCTGAACCGTTTATGGTGACAGTAGAACCGAACAATGCGATACCGGAACGTCATTCCCATGACGGGCAAGAATTCAATTACCTGGTTTCAGGATCCATGGACTTTTTTATCGGTGAGATGGTTTACGAACTTGGTGAGGGTGACAGCGTTTACTTCGATTCGTCCGTTCCCCACGCGATGAAGGCCCATGGCGATGCTCCGGCAAAATTCCTGGCCATCGTCATGAAATAA
- a CDS encoding AMP-binding protein: MIMYEKYIGRHRDDYVTLEDLYKNFKVTCPDDFNFAYDVLDKLAEEKPDQLAMLWVSNSGEEKRITFAEMKRWSDKTANYFKSLGIKKGDLVLLVLKRSYLFWYAMMALHKIGAVAVQATNLLTAKDYIYRCQAAGIKMAVITADGDCTRHFDEAAPECKTVQMKAVTKHKDAGEGWLDFEAGIEAASDQWERPTGEEATKVTDMLIMAFSSGTTGYPKMVSHDHAYPLGHTMTGIFWHRVEPGGLHFTISDTGWLKSLWGKMYGQWLGESAIFTYDFDTFNGADILQKLEKYQITTFCAPPTMYRFMLREDVKGYNLSALKHCCTAGEALNPEVFNQWRQATGLRIFEGFGQSETTVCCSILYPWVQPRPGSMGMPTPGYQMVITDEDGKEVDPGVTGEICIKAPDYATKTKGLFMGYYRDEANTQRSWHDGLYHTGDLAYRDELGFLWYIGRNDDIIKSSGYRIGPFEVESALAEHPAVLESAVTGVPDPIRGFNVKATIVLNKGYEPSEDMIKELQDHVKKVTAPYKYPRVIEFVTELPKTISGKIRRVEIREKDLRSE; this comes from the coding sequence ATGATCATGTATGAGAAGTATATTGGCAGACACCGGGACGACTATGTCACGCTGGAAGATTTATATAAGAATTTTAAGGTGACCTGTCCGGATGATTTTAACTTTGCCTACGATGTCCTTGATAAACTGGCTGAGGAGAAACCCGATCAGCTGGCGATGCTCTGGGTAAGCAATAGCGGTGAAGAAAAAAGGATTACTTTTGCTGAAATGAAACGCTGGTCTGATAAGACGGCGAATTATTTTAAGTCACTTGGCATTAAAAAAGGAGATCTTGTCCTACTGGTTTTAAAAAGAAGCTATTTATTCTGGTATGCGATGATGGCTCTGCATAAAATTGGCGCAGTGGCTGTTCAGGCCACGAACCTGTTGACGGCGAAAGATTATATCTATCGCTGCCAGGCGGCAGGTATCAAGATGGCCGTGATTACCGCAGACGGTGATTGTACCCGGCATTTTGACGAGGCTGCTCCAGAATGTAAAACGGTTCAGATGAAAGCGGTGACCAAACATAAGGATGCAGGGGAAGGCTGGCTCGATTTTGAGGCCGGGATCGAAGCTGCGTCTGACCAATGGGAACGCCCTACCGGCGAAGAAGCGACCAAAGTCACGGATATGCTGATTATGGCCTTTTCCTCCGGAACGACCGGCTACCCCAAGATGGTCTCGCATGACCATGCTTATCCCTTGGGGCATACGATGACCGGCATTTTTTGGCACAGGGTAGAGCCTGGCGGCCTGCATTTCACAATTTCCGACACCGGCTGGCTGAAATCTCTCTGGGGCAAAATGTATGGCCAGTGGTTAGGTGAATCAGCGATATTCACGTATGACTTTGACACCTTTAACGGTGCGGATATTTTGCAGAAACTGGAGAAATACCAAATAACCACTTTCTGTGCACCGCCGACCATGTACCGCTTTATGCTGCGGGAAGATGTAAAGGGCTACAATCTGTCGGCGCTGAAACACTGCTGTACCGCAGGAGAGGCACTAAATCCGGAAGTGTTCAATCAATGGCGGCAGGCTACCGGACTGCGTATCTTTGAAGGCTTTGGACAGTCGGAGACAACCGTCTGCTGCTCGATCCTGTACCCATGGGTGCAGCCGCGACCGGGTTCGATGGGGATGCCCACACCGGGTTATCAGATGGTGATTACGGATGAAGACGGCAAAGAGGTTGACCCTGGTGTGACCGGGGAAATCTGCATCAAAGCTCCGGATTACGCGACCAAGACGAAAGGTCTTTTTATGGGCTATTACCGGGACGAAGCGAATACGCAGCGTTCCTGGCATGACGGACTGTATCATACCGGCGATCTGGCCTACCGTGATGAGCTTGGTTTCCTGTGGTATATCGGCAGGAATGACGATATTATTAAATCATCAGGCTACCGCATCGGGCCCTTTGAAGTCGAGTCGGCTCTAGCGGAGCATCCCGCAGTTTTGGAATCAGCTGTTACGGGTGTCCCAGACCCAATCAGAGGATTTAACGTCAAAGCGACGATCGTACTGAACAAAGGTTACGAACCTTCGGAAGACATGATTAAGGAATTGCAGGATCATGTCAAAAAGGTAACCGCACCCTATAAATATCCGAGGGTCATTGAGTTTGTGACCGAGCTCCCCAAAACCATCAGCGGTAAAATCCGCAGGGTTGAAATCAGGGAAAAGGATTTGCGGTCCGAATAA
- a CDS encoding polymer-forming cytoskeletal protein: MEAVEFGKKTDNDVYVAKECKITGKINSRTNVIIDGELEGTIETKADLLVGPHGKVEAEIFAVNARIQGEVHGNITVENLLVIASTAVVYGDIKTKGLQIEQGARFIGKSQNHDQAGSITELETKPETEYESEPSDNPEFLEGKKKSKLSFKPIVYNRMS, from the coding sequence ATGGAAGCTGTCGAATTTGGTAAAAAAACGGATAATGACGTGTACGTTGCCAAAGAATGCAAAATAACAGGAAAAATAAACTCCAGAACCAATGTGATAATTGACGGGGAGCTTGAAGGCACAATTGAAACAAAAGCAGATCTGCTTGTGGGTCCGCATGGAAAAGTAGAAGCGGAAATTTTTGCTGTAAACGCCCGGATACAGGGAGAAGTACATGGGAATATTACAGTTGAGAACTTATTGGTAATAGCTTCAACTGCCGTAGTCTATGGTGATATAAAAACAAAAGGGCTTCAGATTGAACAGGGTGCAAGGTTCATAGGGAAGAGTCAAAATCATGATCAGGCAGGCAGTATAACTGAACTAGAAACCAAGCCTGAGACTGAATATGAAAGTGAGCCTTCTGACAATCCTGAATTTTTAGAAGGAAAGAAAAAGTCAAAACTTTCCTTTAAGCCTATTGTCTATAACAGGATGTCTTAG
- the polA gene encoding DNA polymerase I, which produces MPRMLILDGNSLINRAFYALPPLTSNEGLPTNAVHGFLTMLFRLQKEQKPDYWVVAFDKTKATVRIEQFAGYKAHRKETPETLRPQFNYLKEILRVMAVPILELEGYEADDIIATVNDLAIAQQIEVLIFTGDRDALQLISPHSSVLLTMKGISEVECYNEQRLEERYLLKPAQIIDLKGLMGDVSDNIPGIPGVGEKTALKLLHEYGSVENVLQNKDEVKGNKLKELLNQYADQALLSKKLAAMIHDVPVTFSLDDLRWTEPDKDACRKILHSYSLYKVASLFEQSLAAVTSPEQFVEKSKKQKASGNKNQEIKTHEIAASKPDLINNLYGNLKDQNKGGMKDTEIIDTVQQEKNMDGEGWLELLNTWLEQKPVLALSYRFEGRNIHQGLWTEMGICDEHHTYSLNRYAAAPSVLRLWEEILADDGVRKVVADSKGLYSLLLNENKTFAGVDLDLSLAAYLLNPNRSNYSASELLGDYVTDLFSNTPAREAALLRKLAASYMEKLAEDDLEKLLHEVEEPLSLILARMEKTGIALDKAKLQEYGQELEVKISRLESEIYNLAGENFNINSPQQLGRILFENLGLPPLKKTKTGYSTDAETLEELRTEHAVVEKLLEYRQLVKLNSTYVKGLLAQCCDGKIHTTFQQTVTATGRLSSTEPNLQNIPIRLEEGRRLRKVFQATQEDWLLLSADYSQIELRILAHYSKDPILCESFLIGEDVHRRTAAEVFDVALNEVNSDMRRKAKAVNFGLMYGLTDFGLARDLAISRKEAKYYISQYFERYSGVHRYLEEAVAEAKENGEVRTLLNRLRKIPELSHPNRMTRQFGERIAKNTPIQGTAADMMKIAMIKVAEALEGLQAEVLLQVHDELVVQVEPSALPKVAAIVKKEMEQAFPISVPLLVDCKVGSNWYDMVPYQVNALLF; this is translated from the coding sequence ATGCCCCGAATGCTGATCTTAGACGGTAACAGTCTTATCAATAGAGCTTTCTATGCGCTTCCGCCGCTTACCTCCAACGAAGGTCTTCCGACGAACGCCGTACACGGTTTTTTAACCATGCTGTTCAGGCTCCAGAAAGAGCAGAAGCCCGATTATTGGGTCGTAGCTTTTGACAAGACGAAAGCAACGGTCCGCATTGAGCAGTTTGCAGGCTACAAAGCTCACCGGAAAGAGACACCGGAGACTTTGCGGCCGCAGTTTAATTATCTTAAAGAAATTTTGCGGGTGATGGCCGTTCCGATTCTGGAACTGGAAGGTTACGAAGCGGATGATATCATAGCGACAGTAAACGATCTGGCGATCGCCCAGCAAATAGAAGTTTTAATCTTTACCGGAGACAGGGACGCTCTTCAGCTGATTTCGCCGCATAGCTCTGTGCTGCTGACAATGAAAGGGATTTCGGAAGTTGAGTGTTACAACGAACAACGGCTGGAAGAAAGGTATCTGCTGAAGCCTGCCCAGATTATCGATCTGAAAGGCCTGATGGGGGACGTTTCGGACAATATCCCCGGGATTCCCGGTGTGGGGGAAAAGACCGCACTAAAATTGCTTCACGAATACGGGTCCGTCGAAAATGTGCTGCAGAACAAGGATGAGGTCAAAGGCAATAAATTAAAGGAACTGCTGAATCAATACGCTGATCAGGCACTCTTAAGCAAAAAGCTCGCAGCAATGATTCATGATGTGCCGGTTACGTTTTCTCTTGACGACTTAAGATGGACGGAGCCGGACAAAGATGCCTGCAGAAAGATCCTCCATAGCTACAGCTTATATAAAGTCGCATCGCTGTTTGAACAGAGCCTCGCTGCGGTAACGAGTCCTGAGCAATTTGTCGAAAAAAGCAAGAAGCAAAAAGCATCAGGTAACAAAAATCAGGAAATAAAGACTCACGAGATAGCTGCTTCTAAACCGGATTTAATCAATAACCTATATGGAAATTTGAAAGATCAGAATAAAGGCGGCATGAAAGATACAGAGATCATTGATACTGTCCAGCAAGAAAAGAACATGGACGGAGAAGGCTGGCTGGAGCTGCTGAATACCTGGCTTGAGCAGAAACCGGTCCTCGCACTCAGTTATCGTTTTGAGGGCAGGAATATTCATCAGGGGCTCTGGACTGAAATGGGGATCTGTGATGAACATCATACGTATTCGCTGAACCGGTATGCTGCTGCTCCAAGTGTGCTGCGTCTCTGGGAAGAAATCCTGGCTGACGACGGTGTCCGCAAAGTGGTTGCAGACAGCAAGGGGCTATATTCACTGCTTCTGAATGAGAATAAGACATTCGCCGGCGTTGATTTGGATTTAAGCCTGGCCGCTTATTTGTTAAACCCGAACCGGTCCAATTACAGCGCTTCCGAATTGCTGGGGGATTATGTGACGGATTTGTTTTCAAATACGCCGGCACGGGAAGCAGCTCTGCTACGGAAACTTGCCGCTTCCTATATGGAAAAGCTGGCGGAAGACGATCTTGAAAAGCTCTTGCATGAGGTTGAAGAGCCTTTAAGCCTCATATTGGCCAGGATGGAAAAGACCGGCATTGCACTGGACAAGGCGAAACTCCAGGAATATGGTCAGGAACTTGAGGTTAAGATCAGCCGATTGGAAAGTGAGATTTACAATCTGGCCGGTGAAAACTTTAATATCAATTCGCCGCAGCAGCTTGGCAGGATTCTATTTGAGAATTTAGGGCTCCCGCCACTCAAAAAAACCAAAACGGGTTATTCAACGGATGCGGAAACGCTGGAAGAATTGCGGACGGAGCACGCTGTCGTGGAGAAACTACTGGAATACCGGCAGCTGGTTAAACTGAATTCCACCTATGTCAAGGGCCTGCTGGCCCAGTGCTGTGACGGCAAAATTCATACCACGTTTCAGCAGACGGTTACAGCTACCGGCAGACTTTCCAGTACCGAACCGAATCTGCAAAATATTCCAATCCGTCTGGAAGAAGGCCGGAGACTTAGGAAGGTTTTCCAGGCAACTCAGGAAGACTGGCTTTTGTTATCCGCAGATTATTCTCAGATTGAATTAAGAATTCTGGCGCATTATTCGAAAGATCCGATACTTTGTGAGTCCTTCCTGATCGGGGAAGACGTGCACAGACGTACAGCTGCCGAGGTGTTTGACGTAGCGCTGAACGAAGTCAATTCAGATATGCGGCGCAAGGCCAAAGCGGTTAACTTTGGTTTAATGTATGGTCTGACGGACTTTGGACTGGCCAGGGATCTGGCTATTTCCAGAAAAGAGGCAAAATACTATATCAGTCAGTATTTTGAAAGATACAGCGGTGTTCACCGTTATCTTGAGGAGGCCGTCGCTGAAGCCAAAGAAAATGGAGAGGTTCGTACGCTGCTGAACCGGCTGCGGAAAATCCCCGAATTGTCTCATCCAAACAGAATGACGCGGCAGTTTGGCGAACGGATTGCCAAGAATACCCCGATCCAGGGAACCGCGGCTGATATGATGAAAATTGCGATGATCAAAGTAGCTGAAGCGCTTGAGGGCCTGCAGGCAGAAGTTCTGCTTCAGGTTCACGACGAACTGGTAGTCCAGGTCGAACCGTCAGCGCTTCCCAAGGTCGCAGCAATTGTCAAGAAAGAGATGGAGCAGGCTTTCCCGATTTCTGTTCCATTGCTGGTAGACTGCAAAGTCGGAAGCAACTGGTATGATATGGTCCCTTATCAGGTGAATGCGCTGTTGTTTTAG
- the mutM gene encoding DNA-formamidopyrimidine glycosylase translates to MPELPEVESIRLSLAARILGKTIQDIEVRWPPAAVSLADEDFSALVRNRTIESLDRRGKYLLVNLSHGLTMIIHFRMTGRLIYYPEQHEPDKHTHVLFRLDQGELHYSDIRKFGRIQLVSFQMAFKAACLAKLGPEPLDESFAFDQLGMRLARKKSTIKAALLDQTVVAGIGNIYADEALFRAGILPDRNTASLKVSEIMLLYDAICEVLQEGITAGGTSFRDYRDADGKKGAFQENLMVYGRSGQECKYCGGQLAKIKVVGRTTVYCPNCQR, encoded by the coding sequence ATGCCTGAACTTCCCGAGGTAGAAAGTATCCGGCTGTCCCTGGCTGCAAGGATTCTGGGAAAGACAATTCAAGATATCGAAGTCCGATGGCCTCCGGCAGCAGTTTCTCTGGCGGATGAGGATTTCAGCGCTTTGGTCAGGAACCGAACGATTGAAAGCCTTGACAGACGCGGCAAGTATCTGCTCGTGAACCTGAGTCACGGCCTTACGATGATCATTCATTTCAGGATGACCGGACGTTTGATCTATTATCCTGAGCAGCATGAGCCGGATAAACATACGCATGTCCTGTTTAGGCTCGATCAGGGAGAACTTCATTACTCCGATATCCGTAAATTCGGCAGAATACAGCTGGTGTCTTTTCAAATGGCCTTTAAGGCTGCCTGTTTGGCTAAACTTGGGCCGGAACCGCTGGACGAGTCATTTGCATTTGATCAGCTCGGGATGCGTCTCGCCAGGAAAAAGAGTACGATTAAGGCTGCGCTGCTCGATCAGACCGTCGTAGCCGGTATCGGAAATATTTATGCGGACGAGGCCCTGTTCCGCGCAGGTATTTTGCCGGATAGGAATACGGCTTCGTTAAAGGTGTCGGAGATTATGCTGCTTTACGATGCGATCTGTGAGGTTCTGCAGGAAGGAATCACGGCTGGCGGAACATCATTTCGTGATTATCGTGACGCAGACGGCAAGAAGGGTGCATTTCAGGAAAATCTGATGGTCTACGGACGCAGCGGTCAGGAGTGCAAATATTGCGGAGGTCAATTGGCTAAAATCAAAGTAGTCGGAAGGACAACGGTGTATTGTCCAAACTGCCAGAGATAG
- a CDS encoding ABC-F family ATP-binding cassette domain-containing protein: MSILYCNGLEIEVAGSTLLDHITLRLEKGQKAGLVGANGAGKTTLIRAVMGEIAHENGDINWQGTVGYLPQTAAATAEHGTVFEQMLTERRDILDLRDSLRSLENKMAEQADEKTLERYSLLTEQYERAGGYALEARIRKILTGLGMDRHQTTEANHLSGGQKTRLALGKLLLRDPDVLILDEPTNHLDIEALEWLENYLGDYAGAVLVVSHDRYFLDRVVDSIFLIEDGFLKAYNGNYSEFELQRNIEKISLTREAERINKKIVDLEEYIRRHGAGIKAKQARGRESMLKRITPVNAPKESKKLSISLQAKTRSGDRVLEIDDLAVKYGQKTIFEHVGLELRRGDKIALLGRNGIGKTTLLRAVTGQIPYNGTIRTGANVSVSYYSQEHENIGLREIVMDEIRYSSTLDDPEIRNVLARFGFRGEDVFKPVAGLSGGEKSRLALCKLFLNQGNLLLLDEPTNHLDMETREVLEEVLQDYNGTILTVSHDRYFLNRIVNKIALLTVNGLKVFEGDYTAYREMSEKSENEETESVQATEDQTCKNEEAQKARDYREESKNTKRIEKKIKQIEEKIADTELLLQEIEDKLDAAASDYELTLSLHQSYEKVQAELNHLMEEWLAYQD, encoded by the coding sequence ATGAGCATACTTTATTGCAATGGACTTGAAATTGAAGTAGCAGGGAGCACCCTGCTGGATCATATAACGCTGCGTTTGGAAAAGGGTCAAAAAGCCGGCCTGGTCGGAGCCAATGGGGCAGGTAAAACAACACTGATCAGGGCTGTCATGGGGGAAATTGCTCATGAAAACGGAGATATCAACTGGCAGGGTACTGTCGGCTATCTGCCGCAGACAGCGGCAGCCACAGCAGAACACGGTACAGTATTTGAACAAATGCTGACGGAACGCCGGGATATTCTTGATCTGCGGGACAGCCTCAGATCCTTGGAAAATAAAATGGCGGAACAGGCCGACGAGAAAACGCTCGAAAGGTACAGTCTGCTTACGGAACAATATGAAAGGGCGGGTGGTTATGCGCTCGAAGCCAGGATCCGCAAGATCCTGACCGGACTCGGGATGGACCGGCATCAGACGACTGAAGCTAATCATTTAAGCGGTGGTCAGAAAACTCGTCTGGCGCTTGGCAAGCTTCTGCTGCGTGATCCGGACGTGCTGATTCTTGACGAGCCTACGAACCATCTCGATATTGAGGCACTGGAATGGCTCGAAAATTACCTGGGAGATTATGCTGGAGCTGTGCTTGTCGTTTCCCATGACAGGTACTTCCTGGATAGGGTCGTGGACAGCATCTTCCTGATTGAGGATGGGTTCCTGAAAGCTTACAACGGCAATTATTCGGAATTTGAACTGCAGCGGAATATTGAAAAAATATCGCTGACCAGAGAAGCGGAACGGATCAATAAAAAAATTGTGGACCTGGAGGAGTATATCCGGCGTCATGGCGCCGGAATCAAAGCTAAACAAGCCCGGGGCAGGGAATCCATGCTGAAAAGAATTACGCCGGTGAATGCGCCGAAAGAGTCGAAAAAACTCAGCATAAGCCTCCAGGCCAAAACCCGCTCAGGTGACCGGGTTCTCGAGATAGACGATCTGGCCGTTAAGTACGGGCAGAAGACCATATTCGAACATGTAGGTTTGGAATTGCGCCGGGGTGATAAGATTGCCCTGCTCGGCAGAAACGGGATTGGAAAGACGACGCTGTTGAGAGCTGTTACAGGACAAATTCCGTATAACGGTACGATCCGGACCGGGGCGAATGTCTCCGTCAGCTACTATTCCCAGGAGCATGAGAATATTGGATTAAGGGAAATTGTCATGGACGAAATCCGTTATTCTTCAACGCTTGACGATCCGGAAATACGCAATGTTTTAGCCCGTTTTGGCTTCCGGGGAGAGGATGTATTTAAACCTGTTGCTGGTTTAAGCGGGGGAGAGAAAAGCAGGCTGGCACTTTGCAAGCTTTTTCTGAATCAGGGAAACCTGCTTTTGCTTGATGAGCCGACCAACCATCTCGATATGGAGACGAGAGAAGTCCTGGAGGAAGTGTTGCAGGATTACAACGGGACAATTTTGACCGTATCCCATGACCGGTACTTTCTGAACCGAATCGTGAATAAGATTGCTTTGCTTACAGTGAATGGTCTGAAGGTATTTGAGGGAGACTACACGGCCTATCGTGAGATGAGCGAGAAGAGTGAAAATGAAGAAACGGAATCTGTTCAAGCCACTGAAGATCAGACCTGTAAAAATGAAGAGGCTCAAAAAGCCAGAGATTACAGGGAAGAGTCCAAGAATACCAAACGGATAGAAAAAAAGATCAAGCAAATCGAGGAAAAAATTGCGGATACAGAATTATTGCTTCAAGAAATTGAGGATAAGCTCGATGCCGCAGCCAGTGATTATGAACTGACATTGTCACTTCACCAGTCGTATGAGAAAGTGCAGGCAGAGCTCAATCATCTGATGGAGGAGTGGCTGGCTTACCAGGATTAG
- the ytaF gene encoding sporulation membrane protein YtaF gives MGMAMILALALSLDGFGVGMAYGLKRIRIPLSSMMIIGFCTALAMTVSMYCGHLITSQLTVIHPGILGAVVLIAIGLYQLIQTLRNRAELPEAVPVMVASVGQRDDNPYRTLFSINLNFFGLVIQVLQTPDAADIDGSGVITLNESLLLGVALSLDAFASGVAAALTGIFWYVIGMVTLMQVLMIFTGQVLTGRLPAGVLARVRYLPGIVLILIGSLKII, from the coding sequence ATGGGAATGGCAATGATCCTTGCTTTGGCTTTGAGTCTTGACGGTTTTGGGGTAGGGATGGCCTACGGTCTGAAGAGGATTCGGATACCGCTCAGTTCCATGATGATTATTGGTTTTTGTACGGCACTCGCCATGACAGTCTCGATGTACTGCGGACATCTGATCACGTCTCAGCTTACGGTGATCCATCCAGGTATTCTGGGAGCAGTCGTTCTTATTGCAATCGGCTTGTATCAATTGATTCAAACTTTGAGAAACAGAGCGGAACTGCCTGAAGCTGTCCCGGTAATGGTAGCTTCAGTCGGGCAGAGAGATGACAATCCGTATCGTACTTTGTTCAGTATTAATTTGAATTTCTTCGGTCTGGTCATTCAGGTTTTGCAGACCCCGGATGCGGCAGACATTGACGGCTCCGGAGTCATTACGCTGAATGAAAGTCTGCTTCTCGGCGTGGCATTGTCCCTGGATGCATTTGCTTCGGGTGTAGCCGCTGCGCTGACAGGAATTTTCTGGTATGTCATCGGGATGGTGACGCTGATGCAGGTTCTGATGATCTTTACCGGTCAGGTATTGACAGGCAGGCTTCCGGCGGGCGTGCTGGCGAGAGTCAGGTATCTGCCGGGGATCGTCCTGATACTCATCGGATCATTAAAAATAATTTGA
- the coaE gene encoding dephospho-CoA kinase (Dephospho-CoA kinase (CoaE) performs the final step in coenzyme A biosynthesis.) has translation MIKIGLTGGIASGKTRVASWFAQKGIPVFNADDAVHRLYDGPLIPLIGKEFGSECVRDGKIDRAELGKIIFADPEAKQRLEELVHPLIRQQMQDQCLKAEIQSEKLIILDIPLLLETGWGKFVDEVWVVYVPAEIQITRLMERSGLTREEAERRLAAQMPLEDKKGKADRVIDNSRNWGETEKQLETIWKELFS, from the coding sequence ATGATCAAAATTGGACTTACAGGAGGAATAGCAAGCGGCAAGACGCGTGTTGCCAGCTGGTTTGCGCAGAAGGGCATCCCGGTTTTTAACGCGGATGACGCAGTTCATAGGTTGTATGACGGGCCGTTAATCCCTTTGATTGGCAAAGAGTTTGGATCTGAATGCGTCCGAGATGGGAAGATTGACCGGGCGGAGCTAGGCAAAATCATATTTGCCGATCCTGAGGCCAAGCAAAGGCTTGAGGAACTTGTTCATCCTTTGATCCGCCAGCAGATGCAGGATCAATGCCTGAAGGCAGAAATCCAAAGTGAAAAGCTGATTATCCTGGATATTCCGCTGCTTCTGGAAACGGGATGGGGGAAATTTGTCGACGAGGTTTGGGTCGTTTATGTCCCTGCTGAAATACAAATCACCAGGCTGATGGAACGAAGTGGCTTGACTAGGGAAGAGGCAGAGCGGCGGCTTGCTGCGCAAATGCCGCTGGAGGACAAAAAAGGGAAAGCCGACCGGGTTATCGATAATTCCAGGAACTGGGGAGAAACTGAAAAACAACTTGAAACGATCTGGAAAGAACTGTTCTCCTGA
- a CDS encoding lytic transglycosylase domain-containing protein, producing MFIAKKKIVKTITIIFLLFMILAVYQSNFVGRMMYPFPYKQTVEKYAAQYGTDPLLVIAVIREESRFITKSKSSKGAVGLMQLMPATAKEVAVWLKEDYAKADLLDPETNIRYGTWYLASLSKEFSGNTVLTLAAYNAGIGRVQSWLDDWPKDPNAYRIEEIPITETREYVEKVYKSYEKYLALYATQHSGGH from the coding sequence TTGTTTATCGCAAAGAAGAAAATTGTTAAGACCATAACAATTATTTTTTTATTATTTATGATCCTGGCTGTATACCAGTCAAACTTTGTCGGCAGAATGATGTATCCTTTTCCATACAAACAGACCGTTGAGAAATATGCCGCCCAGTATGGTACGGATCCTTTGCTGGTGATTGCTGTAATCAGGGAGGAGAGCAGGTTCATCACCAAATCGAAATCATCCAAAGGGGCGGTCGGATTGATGCAGCTGATGCCAGCGACAGCTAAAGAGGTAGCTGTCTGGCTGAAAGAGGATTACGCGAAGGCTGATTTACTTGATCCGGAAACCAATATTCGTTACGGCACCTGGTATCTTGCTTCTTTGAGCAAAGAGTTTTCCGGCAATACAGTTCTTACCCTGGCGGCTTATAACGCCGGGATCGGCAGGGTGCAAAGCTGGCTGGATGATTGGCCGAAGGATCCGAATGCGTACCGTATTGAGGAAATTCCAATTACAGAGACCAGGGAATATGTCGAGAAAGTTTACAAAAGTTATGAAAAATACTTGGCCCTTTATGCTACTCAACATTCTGGAGGGCATTAG